The following coding sequences lie in one Vitis vinifera cultivar Pinot Noir 40024 chromosome 19, ASM3070453v1 genomic window:
- the LOC100251299 gene encoding SKP1-like protein 4 has product MAKTVNLKSSDGHIFTVEEAVALKCHTIKNVVEDTGDDEVLLPKVNGKTLAKVMEYCEKHVKEPSGLDQKEVDEMKKWDMEFVDVDQAVLYDMLMAANYLSIAGLIELICMKAADMIRGKSPEQIREIFKIENDFTKEEEAKIRGENAWAFE; this is encoded by the coding sequence ATGGCGAAAACCGTGAACCTCAAGAGCTCTGACGGCCATATCTTCACCGTTGAAGAGGCAGTGGCGTTAAAATGCCACACTATCAAGAATGTTGTTGAAGACACCGGCGATGATGAAGTATTATTGCCAAAGGTGAATGGTAAAACCCTGGCTAAAGTGATGGAGTACTGTGAGAAGCATGTGAAGGAACCCTCTGGATTGGATCAGAAGGAGGTGGATGAGATGAAGAAGTGGGACATGGAGTTCGTGGACGTGGATCAAGCTGTTTTGTATGACATGCTCATGGCAGCCAATTATTTGAGCATAGCAGGGTTGATTGAGTTGATATGCATGAAGGCTGCTGACATGATCCGTGGGAAGAGTCCCGAGCAAATTCGGGAGATTTTCAAGATTGAGAACGATTTTACAAAAGAGGAGGAGGCCAAGATTCGGGGAGAAAATGCATGGGCATTTGAATAA